In Euphorbia lathyris chromosome 2, ddEupLath1.1, whole genome shotgun sequence, the sequence ttaagtgctgaatattataagtacCGAAAGTATTGGATgatgtaatttttataaaaatattagttgataatgtttaacttaaaatattaaattaaatattttgacttgtgaaaataagtggtttttaacttaattaactaatttaaatggTGGAAAAACAaccgttattaaattaattaaatgtctaatattttaatttacatGATTAAGtgagttatcaaacaaggtcTTACTTTAAAATTGGTTTAATACATCTTGCACCCGTGAACTTATCCCAAAATATCAATTGACCCCTAAACTTTAGTATTCTATTGATTCCCTATCCTTGTTTAAAGTGAACAGTTAACCCCTAAAAATCCAATTGCCAGAATAAGAAGAGATTTTAGAAAAGTTAAAATAtgtacattttaagcaagttaagaAGGCTAATAGATCATTTTAAGAAAGTTTAGAGGATAATAGGTGTTTTTTAAAGTTTGGCTTGGTGGCTTTAAACAAATGaaacatttttaaaattaaagagCCAATTGACGTTTTAGCACAAGTTCATGAGATGTATTTTGAGCCTTTAAAATTAATTGACATGATTATATGAATTGATATACATGTATGTTCTTAGATATGATGATTGATTGTTTACTACTCATATAAAATCAATAACATTATGTGTTGGGTAATGGACAATTGTGAACTATCAGTAACAGTCATATTTACAAAGGTTGGTCATTTTTTGACCCGATCATGACATTTCGTTATTGGCGACTCCGTCTCTattctctctctatctttcttgccagtttttttcttttcttttctttggaaaCAATCAAATAACTATAAATCAGCATCTTCATAAGTTTTTGCACTATTCTCAGATATTGATGGAGATGATTGTATAATGCAAAAATTTTCTCCTTTAAGAATAGAGATCACCTGCACATTAATAAGACTAGGTCAAATAAGgactaaatcacaaaaaaatgaataacaaaTTGTTAAAAGCATAAAATTAAAAGGCATTATTacgttttaatgatatttaccTCACTTATAGAGGGTCTTAAAATGGGCCTGCTCATAGTGCACATTCTGGCAGCAGCCATCACCCTAAACATCTCATGCATGTCCATATCTTCTGAAGTTTCATCTTCTAATAACAGATGGAATGCTCTGTCCAGCAACAATGGTCGAGCCTGCACCCATAAACCCCCTATCAATCACACAAACAATATCATTTTTAaactatgatttttttttttagatccATTCGACTCCAATGGTGTTAGATTAAAGTTTAGCCTAATATCGAACATTTTTGTGGTTTTTGTTAGGTTTTTTCACATCGCGTGTGAAAAAGGGAGTGTTTTTTATAAGTATTAAGGGAAAAACTTTATCTTTTGAGCTAGTTTGTGGGTATGATTACAAAATCTCTCCACAGGTTTTAATGTGCTTGGTAGCTCACAAACTATTCTAACCCGGTTCCATCAAATCTCGGTTTGAGATGGCTCGATTCAAACTTGGGATCAATTCGAGACCTTAGTAAACCTAGCATGAATTTCCTTAAATTCATCTAGAAAGCTTGCAAATAACttcaatattttttaataattaatgaccattttattaaattttaattcaaaataagatAATTAATTACCATGGAAAAAAATGAGTAATAAGTCTTGAGCTCTAACTCACAAGTCCCCtaaaaatcatttaattagTCATCCACATCAGTAACAACAAAACCATCTGCGATATGTGAGTTTGTCTTTTCCGATTAGCTGTAGCAGCTATTGTTTTTGAAACTTGGTTATAACAGAcgtttattttctgaaaatgaaACTTCTAAAATTATATAGAGTATGTCAGATTTATATTTGTCTCGTATGCTACATGTATGAAAATCTGATTATAAAACTCGATCAAACTCGACTCGATCAAAATTTGATCAAATCTCGGTTAGAAACATATTAACAAGCGGAGCATGCGAATATTCTTGGGTTTTCCGTATTATTGTGGTGTACAATCAACTATCCAAGTTTTATAAGACTAGGTTTGACATtttgttaatttaatttgaagaGAAATggctaaataaaaatattaggcTAGCAACTAACCCATTCAATCAAGCATTCGTCACTTTGAGGTACTGATTTTCTGCAGAACAGCCTCAGAAGCACAACACCAAAGGAAAAGATGTCTGCTTTTAGTAGCACCATTGATCCTTGCTCTAAACAATTCTCGATTTCGTACCTGAAAAATTAAAACTAGTCTCCTTCAGTTCAGGCCATAAACTTTAAAATCACAGGCAGATCAATGCCCGAATTGCATAAATCCAAACCTGTTTCTCGAAGCAGGCGGCAGTTCTTGTCTAAATTGAAGCCAAGTTGCGTGCTCGAATCCAGAGATCTAGTTGAAAAATAGCCATTCTATGTTAAAATTCATCATGGATGTGTTGTTAATTGCAAATTTTGGTCTGAAATCTGAAACATTTACCATGGGCTTCAAGTCAGATGTGAGAAAAATGTTGCAGGGCTGTAATCTAGCATGAGCAATGGGGCCTCCTATGCATTCTTCGTGCAAATATCGAATACCTCGAGCAATTCCAATTGCAATCTTCATTTTATCTTGGAATGCCAATTCACAATGTTTCCTACTCAAGTCTGTGTTAATGGAAACATGAATTCAGATATCAAAATTGCACaatctaaagaaagaaagacgAGGAATTAATCTCACCCGCAAGGTGTTTGTCTAAAGTCCCTTTAGTTTGCAAGGGAAAAACTAGGATGATGCCATGCTCACTTTTGTGGTAACCTACCAAAGTGTGCACATTTTTATGCTGCAACAACAGGGCTGCCTTCGTTTCAGCTTCGAGAATGCTGCAACAATCCCCACTATATTTCCTTACCAAAACTAATGCCTGGTGATCTTCGTGGTACCCATAATAGGACATATAGCTTCTTTTTAGGCCATCACATATCCTTGATTTAAACCCCTCTGTCATCTCGTTGATCACTTCCCAGGTTAGCTGCAATGGTTGTCGCAGCAG encodes:
- the LOC136216826 gene encoding probable serine/threonine-protein kinase PBL6; protein product: MSIRKRRDESKQTVIVVLEGTKVSTENTGLAPLCLAMRQVVNPNDEIIVFTLLRSKTSSAGEEDSYVRLLHEEISQRKEVKFQLKIAAGFRPKDIIIEEANNVKATWIVVDRCFARHLPLKLSGTNCDLSLVSDDEEAMSKHCLPANEQPESSSAREVAARSPKSPKLRKGPISASFAFNTSPRSPLMIPTPTIASQECEDQTIPQPAEDHISTNVQTLLRQPLQLTWEVINEMTEGFKSRICDGLKRSYMSYYGYHEDHQALVLVRKYSGDCCSILEAETKAALLLQHKNVHTLVGYHKSEHGIILVFPLQTKGTLDKHLADLSRKHCELAFQDKMKIAIGIARGIRYLHEECIGGPIAHARLQPCNIFLTSDLKPMISGFEHATWLQFRQELPPASRNRYEIENCLEQGSMVLLKADIFSFGVVLLRLFCRKSVPQSDECLIEWARPLLLDRAFHLLLEDETSEDMDMHEMFRVMAAARMCTMSRPILRPSISEVISILKGENFCIIQSSPSISENSAKTYEDADL